The genomic region TTACTATATTATTgattaataatacatttaaatgaacaaataaacaaaaaatggcTGTAGTTTATTCAGGTTTatacaggattttttttagtcctgtattcattattttttttaatctacaaatgtatttttttagtcctgtatttattcatatgtatttattcatgcttttatttaatttattaatttatttctatatttatttaattattctgatatttatttatttgtttgtttatttattattagtccttatttatttatttatttatttatttatttattcattgatgCTTAGGTCATTCTTCATCCTCCATATTGTTCTGCTCACTGAGTGTTTATTCACATAGTAAATATGTATTAGTAaaccaaataataaaaaaattataGAAAATATAAGATAGATAGAAAATAATAGACTTCATTAGATAATATTGATATGgaataaaatcacagaaaatacttctttattttaatgtgaaatagaTTTATAATTTTCATAGTTAATCTGTTTCAATGTCATTtataatatttagatttttttttttcctgtagtTTATCAAACTGTGCTTCGTATGTTTGATCCTAACGGAGAGTGTTTCGTCATTTATTTAAGTTTCGTTTAGCGCTAAGAAACGTGAGGGATGTCGATGAGTGAGAGATCTGAAACTTTCAGACATTAACCATTGAAACAAAGCCAGCTGAGGCGTCTCTCAGGAGTTAATAATTCATACAAACCTCCATTTAAACTTCATTCACATGTTTTTATTCAGTGCACATATAAAAAGTGACATCATAACTTAAGTGAGGTttttacaaatacaaaatgcagcTCAGAGAAGACTATAGATATTTACACCGTATACAAAACAAATCAGTaatagattatttttctttttacatttatgtACAATATTACAGTTggcattttttacattttatgtcaCTATAACCACAGTGAAATTCCCCAGGTCTTTGAAGCCCACACAGTCTGATGTCTGGGGCTTTGACAGGTTGCTGTTGTGTGGGACACGATGATATCTGAGCTCTTTCACTAGAAAAACAGATTCATATCATTTCATGGGAAACTTTCTCCAACTagaaagagattttttttgctttaacttatgaattaaatgttgattgcacacaTAACGGctgtagaataatgacaccatctgtGTTTAGGCTGATCCCCTATAAGCTTCGCATTCACTTTCTGTGTGCCACCGGATTCGATCTGAGGGCTCGAGTGacggcacaaaggaagtgcgtcaaccatcgtgcaaccaaaacaggaggaggacaaaacatttgtttttcccaGCAGCTTTCCCAAGTTACCAAGAGTATTAATATAAGCTCTCTGCAGTCACTATCCCCTGGAGAGGAAATGGTGGACAGTGGCGCAACCAAACCCCAGAAACAGCaccgggctttgaagccaatttgacatagtggccaaactgtggaGTTACAACCTGTGGGTCTgtcccatgatgccatgggcccAAAAGACTTTCCCATTGAcctacattgtgaaagagatgcCTGTAAATCAGTGGGTACGTATTTCTGAGAGTCACAACCCCGgtgaaatgactcgtttcatGATCAGggtttgatccattcagtctgataacatttcttAAGTCTAGATGAGCCACACGATTAAATCATTTAGCCACATTCAAGTCAGCGGAAGCAGGGTTCCTGCAGATTCACTAATCTAACAAAAAGGCTTTGATTGGtattaaaacatcttaaatcaatctttcaaTAGTCTTAAAAATGCAACATGGAAGTTGAACTTTCTTGGCTCCACGTGCGTAAATTACTCAAGAGTCCCACATGTAGAGTGAGAAACACAGAATCGCCAAGAAATGGAAGGTGTTTCCCCAAAGgtaatgttttatgtcacactaaacgttttatataaaaatgtttctcACCCTTCATAACTAATTTCActtcgtttttttttcttcactttaGGTCATTGTAaaaaattggtcttaaatttaattcattaaaaaagtctcaAAGTTTTGCCTCAAGCCATAGGAACCCTGAAAGCACTAAAGGGGAAGTAGCTAGCTCAGTCCGTGGAAGTCTCAGGTGCGTTTACTCTATGGGCCCAGTGATATGGAAGATCCGAatagtcaaacttttttggcttccgGCACCACTGAGTAACTTTCAGAAGccttttttacactgcctcttcaaggcgaGAATTTCACACCGCTGTGCCGCGTTGTCGTTCTGTATGAAAGGTACAATCGCGGAatagggggacagagttgtctcgctaGTATCGAAGGTGGTTACAGAGCCGAATTGATGTCTGATGGGATCATGGGCGGCACAGATGTGACTTTTGACGACATGTTATGTGTGCTACCCATTGCAGGAGTTTTAAAggagctgttagcagttagcagctaactgaaAGAATAACAGCTGCCAAAAATGTCCCCaatttgggaaaacaatgacatcTGGGAGCTCCATACCTACATGttaatactattattattattattgttattgttattgttgttattattattattattattattattattattattatttagaaaGCACTGTTAATGTGTATGTTGTATGTCTCACTAGAGgccgatgctgttgtgttaaatgTCACGAAATCAGACACTGGAGCGACAGTtctccagttctctttatacatccatgggaaCCACAGAAATAACCATGGAAGCTCTTTGGTAGATGGTAGGCTCTGAGGAGAAACGAAAAGCAATCCTGTTGTTTTTGCAACAGCTGCGCCAACGATAATGTTATCCTGGACACTGTGGCAGTATTGTTCACCTGACATTGGCGCCAATAAAGCACATTGAAACTGAAATTAATACCACTTTGAAATATGAGGGGGGAAAAGtttaaaagttgtctgtttccacttaaaATGTTTGTGCAGGACCTACAGCACATCACTGTGATATTCTCCGTCAGGCGTCAACAAACCTCCACTGTCTGCTTTATTGCTTTAAGTCATTCATCATGTGTCGCTACATGTGTTGTGAGGGGACCTCCAGAGCTGCAAACAGCTCTGCGCAGCCCTCCGTATGACGTCCTCAGTGCGTCTCCAGGCCACTGAGCCTCTGATCTCGGCCGAGGGGACCTCTACCCTGCACTGCTGCTGACCAAAACTCACATGGCAGAAATTACAAGGGTTTGGCAGCAGGTTTTGGGTGTGGATGCTCCGTGTTTGTAACAACATGTCATTATGTGCTACACAAGGAGAGGAGATAAGGACAAACCCTCATGCTCGGGCTTCGGGCCCAGTTTATCAGATGTACAGCGTAATTAGCTGCATTCATGTCTGCACAGTCTTTGATTTCATTTCATGTGGAAAACTGATAGAATgaaatgatattttttcatactGGCCATGTTCTCAGTGTCTTAGAAATAAATGTaacgctgttttttttttccacaggaaactgacGCCTACTTTTGAGGCtctgacatttctgcttttTGTGATTAGAAAACTCTCAAGGTTAATGTTTTTCTCCCAATTTAAACGTCTCTAACACACATCCGGTTTATTCCGTTCACGCCTGGCAGAGTGCAACACAAACCTTCAGCTCCTGTCATGCACTGTTAACTCGCCTGGAGCTCAGGTGCAGCTCAGATTAGAGACAAGCAGCCAAGTCTTTTGTCCGAGTCCTTGCTCTCAGTTAAGTGGTCATGTTTTAGACATCCTGGGGTAAATGGCTTTGATGGGAGAGGGTGTAAAGTTACCGGAGGACACGGTCGTCTCCAGTCCCTCCAGTCTGTGAGAGGCTGCGTCCGCCTTGCTGGTGCTGCACTCCAGGAAGGGCATGCCGATCTTCTTCACCTGCCCATCCTTAGTCAGGAGGCAGTGTCGGCAGAGCAGCCGGAGGATGGCCTTCCTCATGTCCTTGCTGGTCAGCGTGTAGATGATGGGGTTGAGGAGGGAGTTGAACATGGCGATGCCCAGGAAATAGTCCGCCTTAAAGAGCACGCCACACTGTTTGGCCGGACAGCAGAAGTccagcaggaggaggatgaagagcgGCAGCCAGCACATGATGAAGACTCCCAGGACGATGGTGACCGTCTTCAGCAGGGCCATGTACTTCTGGGACTTCCTGTAGAGGCCTTTGCGCTGCGGAACTGAAGCAAGGCGCTGGGTGTTGGACTTGACGATGCGGAAGATGCGGACATACAGCACCACGATGGACATGAGGATGGCGCTGAAGATGGTGATGCAGAAGAGGATGTAGCTCTTGGCGTACAGCGGCAGGACCGTGGAGCACTGGTCCAGCTGGCCCATACAGTTCCAGCCCAGGACCGGCAGGACACCCAGGAACACCGACAGCACCCAGCTGGCGCCGATCAGAGCGAACATCCGCCCCTGTTTGTCCCCCTGGTACGGCTTCATCCTCACCATGGTAACGTGACGCTCTATGGCGATGGCCAGCAGGCTGATGACGGAGGCGGCCAGCATGATGAACACGCCCCCCTCCCTCAGGAACCACAGCACCGGGGTCATGCTTAAAGTGTTGGCGCCGGATGTTATGATGTTCACCATGTAGGTGAAGCCTGCGAGCAGGTCGGAGAGAGTCAGGTTGCCCAGGAGGTAGTACATGGGCAGGTGGAACTTCTTGTTCTTCCAGATCGCCAGAAGGACCACGGCGTTTTCTACGACTATGAGCACGCACACCAGCAGAAAGGCGATGGCCTCTGGTTTGAGTCCTTCTTTGTACTTGTTCTCCTGCAGTTTGCCTGTGAAGTTGTAGTGCTGCAAGATCACAGCGTTACTCTGGTACTCACGAAACATCCTCAGCAGGTTCCTTGTGGAGGGGGTCATGGGGATGGTGGACGGAGCTACAGCAGCATAGGCAGCATGAAAAGACTCTGTGGCCATATTTggggttttcttttctttctattGTTTGATTTAAAGATTAGATCCACAGACAAAGTGTCATAAAGTCCTCAGACTGTGCATTCTTTCTCTGTATTGAAAACTTGAGAAGACAGAGGCAGTCAGCTGCTGTTTCTTTTGATGCTATCAAATAGGATTTCCTGTGGTTGGAGTCTTTTCCACCCCCCCAAAAATCACATTGTTTCAATGCCCGGGCTGCACACTAGGAGGCGATGAGAGCCAGCCTGCATCaaacaagaggagaggaaggttAGTACTGATGACgaaaaataaacagaatcaACGACAGGAAAAGAGTATGGAATTAATTTAGAAACCCGCTCCAATTAATCCCCAGAATACATACAGATGATTACACATAATAGAGATCATATCTGCGTTATTAATGAGGGGGAAAGCCTCCGGTACGGGCCGCTTACAGTAATAATAACTCCAAGGACATAAAGAGTTCACAATGGGAGGAAAAACGGAAAAACTTTAAAATCTGAAGCAAAGTTTTTATTGAATGTTTTCTTTGACTCTTAGTGGCAGTTTTTTCCTGCCAGTAAAAAATTAAACCCACGTTTTCACACAGCATTAAGGACACAACGAATATAACCATCTTGCAAATATTTGTGCCTTAATACCATAATAAATACGCACATATGCGCAAATACGCATGGATTTAAGTTTTGTCACCGGCACATTTTACTCGTACAGACAATTAGAGCTTATTGGCTAATGTTAGGGACACAACCAATATAAACTTACTCGTATCTTATGTGTATTTATACATGGTGTGTCATCCTAATCAGAATAAATACGCACGTACATGCGTAAAAACGCACGTTTCCAAGCATCCAAACCAGCAAGCTTAACTCTTAACGGACAATTACAGCTTATTGGTTAACAGCTGAGCTCACTGCTTAATATTAGGGACACAACTAATGCAAACTAACTCttgttttatatgtattaataacCAGAATAGACACGCACGTATATGCGTAAATACGCATGTTTCAAGTATTTAACCCAGCAAATTTAACCCCTGCAGACAATTAGAGCGTATTGGTTAATGACTCAGTTTAGTGGTTAATattagagacacaaaaacagaaacttaCTTGTATCTTATATGTATTATATGTCATCATGATCAGAACAAATACGCACGTATATGCGTAAATACGCATTTTCAAGTATCCAAACTGGCACATTAATCTCGTACAGACAATTAGAGCTTATTGTTTCATAGCTG from Epinephelus lanceolatus isolate andai-2023 chromosome 18, ASM4190304v1, whole genome shotgun sequence harbors:
- the s1pr5a gene encoding sphingosine 1-phosphate receptor 5a produces the protein MATESFHAAYAAVAPSTIPMTPSTRNLLRMFREYQSNAVILQHYNFTGKLQENKYKEGLKPEAIAFLLVCVLIVVENAVVLLAIWKNKKFHLPMYYLLGNLTLSDLLAGFTYMVNIITSGANTLSMTPVLWFLREGGVFIMLAASVISLLAIAIERHVTMVRMKPYQGDKQGRMFALIGASWVLSVFLGVLPVLGWNCMGQLDQCSTVLPLYAKSYILFCITIFSAILMSIVVLYVRIFRIVKSNTQRLASVPQRKGLYRKSQKYMALLKTVTIVLGVFIMCWLPLFILLLLDFCCPAKQCGVLFKADYFLGIAMFNSLLNPIIYTLTSKDMRKAILRLLCRHCLLTKDGQVKKIGMPFLECSTSKADAASHRLEGLETTVSSGNFTPSPIKAIYPRMSKT